The DNA window CAGGATAGCCCCGGCGAAGTACGACGCCCGGTAGTTGTTCAGAATCTGCTCGAACGACTCGGCTTCAACCCACGAGTACGTATATGGGCGAATTTTCAATCCCATGTACTGAAAAGCCACTTCCCGTGCCAGAATGAATGTGCGCTGCGCCGTGTTCAGGCTGGCGTTGAGGTGCAGCGTGCGCCGTTCGGGGCGGTATATCGAGCGCAGTGCCGTTAGTTCGGGCTGATCAGCCGGATCGAACTGCTCGATCTGTATTTCGTAGCGGGTCTTGAGCAGATTGACCAGCAGCGTATCAGACACGACCTGCTCCGGTGCCATAAACTCACCCAGAAAGCTATCGGCAGCCGCTTCGATTTCCGGGAAATAATTGTCGTGCATTTCCTGGTACGACCGCAGCATCGTGAGATACAGCCGTTCGACGCTCATATTGTACGTCTGGGCAATATCCATGAACGTGCGGATCATGGCGCTAACTTTGGCGGGCGCATCAGACAGCAGTTCGAGCAGGTCCGACGGGTCGATACCAAACAGTTCGAGCGGTACTTCGGTCAGGAATTTCGAGCGCAGCAGGTCGGAAATCGGCTCCAGCTTTTTGCTCAGCTTCAACGATACCAGCGTGTCATAGTCGACCTGCATAGCACTGGCGAGAGCCGCGATCTTATCCGCCTTCGGGTATTTTCGGCCCTTTTCGATTTCGGTGACGTACGAAACCGACAGGCCGGACTTCTGCGCCAGATCGCTGGCCGACAGCCCTTTGTCGAGTCGCAACTGCCGCAGTTTCAAACCAAACAGCAATCGAATATGGTCAGCAGGAAGGGTCAATTTTCTTTAGTTTAAGGGTTAAGGCTGCCATAGCCTGGACGTCCACGTCCGGGTGGCCGTCAGGCCAACTCTCGCAGGAGGCAGCTTTTTCGGCCGCTACCGCGTCCACCCGGACGTGGACGTCCAGGCTACAACAGTCTCAAATCCGCACAGCGCAAAGTTACGCCTGTTTTTCGCGTTCTGCCACAAAGTCGGCGAAGGCGGCTTGCAGGGCGTCGAGCGCGTCGGACAGGCCACTCGTGTCGGCGACTTTAAGCTTACCCTCGGCAGTGCGGGCAATGTCAGCGACGCGGGCCACGCCGATCGTTCCGGCCGAACCTTTCAGCGTATGCAGGTGGCTTTTTACGGTTGGTATGTCGCCCAGCTTGTACGCGTCGATCGAGCCGTTGACCAGTTCGGTTGCTTCCGTCACAAACTCTTCCATGATGCTGTCGACCAGTTCCTGCCCGCCAATATCGCGCAGCTGACCAACGATTTCCTCGTCGATGATCGGCAGCGACGGCTCCGCCTGTACGGCAACGGGTGCCGGTGCCGCAGCAGGTACATCGGCCCGCTGCCGCGCCTGGCTGGCGTCGGAGAGTTCCTTCACTTTGGCAATCAGACTCTGCGCCCGGATCGGCTTGGCGATGTAGTCGTCCAGCCCCTGCTGAATAAACCGTTCGCGGTCCTCCCGCATCGAATAAGCCGTCATGGCCACGATGGTTGGCAGTTTTTTACCAAACTGTTCGCGCAGGTTGCGGGTCGTTTCGACGCCGTCCATATCGGGCATCTGAATGTCCATGAAGATCACATCGAACGGGCTGGTATCCCCCCGTCCGATCGCCTGGAAGCGCTCGCTCACCTGGGCGATAGCCGCCGGGCCACTGTCGGCCGTAGTAACAACGCAACCCGATTTGCGCAGGATTTCGCTGGCCACTTTGCGGTTTACGGCATTGTCGTCGACGAGTAGTACCTGCGGGTGGTAGGTGCTGAAGAAATTGGCGAGCGTAATCTCGGCCGCTTCGGTTGTCTGCTGCGACGGGCTGATGGCCGTTTCTTTCAGTTCGATAATAAACCAGAAGGTGCTCCCCTGCCCTACTACCGACTCGACGCCCACCTCGCCTTTCATCAGGTGCGCCAGTTCTTTCGAGATGGCCAGCCCCAGCCCTGTCCCGCCAAACGATTTGCGCGACGACGTGTCGACCTGGCTAAACGAGTTGAACAGCAGGTTGATGTTCTGGGGCGAAATACCGATTCCCGAATCCTCGACCGCCACCCGAATCCGGTTGAACTTCCCCCGCTTGCTTACCAGCGACGCATTGACCCGAACTGTGCCGTTCTCGGTAAATTTGATCGCGTTCGATGTCAGGTTCGACAGTATCTGGAGCAGGCGCGTCTGATCGGCAATAACGAAGGTCGGCAGATCGGGCGCGAGGTGATAGGTAAGATCGTTGTTTTTCGAGTTGGCCTGCTGCCCGAACAAGGCGATCAGCTTCTCGAAAATCTCGCGGAAAGCCACCGGCGCTTCGTGCAGCACCATCTTACCCGCTTCGATCTTCGACAGGTCGAGAATGTCGTTGAGGATATTGAGCAGCGTTTCCGACGACCGCTTGACCGTCTTGACGTAGCTGCGCTGCTCATCGTCGAGCTGCGTGTCGTTGAGCAGGTCGATCATACCGATCACGCCGTTCATAGGCGTCCGGATTTCGTGGCTCATGTTGGCCAGAAACTGCTCTTTCACCTTCAGCGAACGTTCGGCTTCGTCGCGGGCTTTCACCAGCTCGGCCGACTGCCGCTTCAGCTCCGTAATGTCGCGGGCCAGCACCGCCACCACCGAATAATGCCCGGTGTCGTCCTGAAGCATCAGCATGTTGAACATAAACTGCCGCTCGGTGCCGTCTTTCCGGCGCATGCTGACTTCAAAATTCCGCAGGCTGTGGGTACGACCCAACTTAATCATGGCCTGATGAATCACGCTCTTGTCGACGAAATACTGGGTGACGTCCTGCCCCAGCACCTCGTCGGGCGTGTAGCCCAGGCGTTTGAACACCGACGGGCTCACCATCGTGATTTTACCCTTCCGGTCGACGCGGGCGTAGATGTCCTGTAGGTTCTCGAAAATACCCCGGAATTTTTCTTCGCTGCGCAGCGTCGATAGCTCGGCCCGTTTCCGGTTGGTAATGTCGCGCGCAATACCCGATACTTCTTCGATAACGCCCCCCGTCAGCAGAATCGGGTTCAGGTGGATTTCGAGGTAGGTTTCGCCTTTTTCCGTCGTAAAATTCAGTTCAAAACTCTGGGCGATACCGCGAAATGCCAGCCGGTAGTGATCTTCCATCATCCGGCGGCTGTCGCCGTTGAGCATCCGCCAGCCGTTCTGCAACACACTGGTTTGCAGGCGGGGTTTTTCACCGGTCTGATTCTCGATCAGGCGCAGGTAGTTTTTGTTGGACGAGGTCAGCATCAGCCCTTTGTTGACCGACCAGATCAGGTAGGTGCTGCTGTCGAAAATGGCGTTGAGCCGGGCGTTCTGCTTATCGAGCACCTGCTCCGACTGCTTCCGGGCGATGGCCAGCGCAACCTGCCCCGAAATAAATTCGAGCAGTTCGAGATCGCGGGGGCCGTAGGTGTGGGCGTCGTTGTACGATTTCACGCCGATAATCCCTGTGATCTCGTCGCCGATGCGCAGCGGGGCCGTCAACATCACCTGCGGCTGCCGTTGGTTGTACAGATCAATCTTATTTTCCTCGGCCAGCTGACGAATGTCTCTTTCGTAGAGAAACAAGGGTTTGTTGGCCTGGATAGTGTACTCCGTCAGACCGTTGCCCAGCCGACGCTTCGTAAAGCGCATGCTGTTGCCGAAGTATTCATCGACGTAGTAGGGAAACGACAGGTAGGTTTTGCTCGAATCGTAGAGCGCGATAAAGAAGTTGCGCGCGTCGATGATATTGCCCAGTTCCTGATGAATCTTCTGGTAGAGATCGTCGAGGTTGGGCGTGTTGATGGTCCAGTTAGCGATGCTATAGTACAGCTTCTGCGATTTTTCGGCCCGTATCCGGCTGGTGGTGTCGTGCAGAATACAGCGGAAAGCCGTGGGGCGCCCGTTGTCGAACCGGCAGTTGACGCTCCCCGACAGGAAAATCGTTTTCCCCGATTTGTCGCGAAAAACCGTTTCAAAGTACGGCAGCACCGCCCCCCTTCGATCCGTTTGAGCATCCGGAGCGTGGTGTCGACGTAATCGGGGTGTAAGACATCACGCAGGTTGAGCGACGCGATTTCACTCGAAGCATAGCCCAGCACTTCGCGCCACGCCCGGTTGACGAAGATAAACTTACCGTCGAGGGTCAGTAGCTGAATCAAATCGGACGTGTTGTCGACCAGATCCTGCAACTGCGCATTGGTGTTCGACAGCGCCGACGCCACCCGCCGTTTGTTGGTGATATCCTCCCCGATCAGCGTAATGGCCGTGATGATCTCACTTGATCGCTCGTCCCGTTCGACCAGCAGCGAGTTAAGCTGCACGTTGCGCAGGGCACCGCTACGGGTCAGCAGCGAAATTTCCCGGTTTTCGGGCAGTCGGCCGCGCACCAGCAAATCGTCGAAATCAAGCTCGAGTCGGGCGCGGTCGGTAGCCGGAATGAATATGTCGAAGAAGTTTTTGCCGACGATTTCGTCCGCCTGCCAGGCCGTTACCCGAACCGTGTACGGGTTAGCATACGTGAGTGTCCCGTCGCGCTCGATCGTGACGCCGATCAGGTTCAGCTGATCGACCGTTCGCCGGTCGGGTTGTTGCGCCGGTTCAGCAACCAGCGACGTTACGTCGGGCTGCGGGATCGGCTGTTCACTGGTTACTGGCGGTTTCGATTGGGTTTTTGAAGACCTTTGCATAAGGGTAGGGCACGGAGGTGTGACCGTAAAACCATTAAATTTACAAAAAATTATCGCTTACGGACAAGCCTGATTCGGGGCTACCCCGTCCTTACATCAGCCTGCTCCGCCTAACCCTGCCATGCGCCAACACCGCCTACTTCACCCCGCCCGGCTTCTCATCTTCGGGCTGCTCCTGCTGACCGCCTGCCAGCCGTTTGATCTCGACCGGAAGGTGTTCCCCACCTGCACCAAACCCACAGCCACCATCGGCGTAACCACCGATGGGCTCGACGTGCTGTTTTACCTCGAGAGTCCGCAGGGCGACATTGGCGCGGCAGGCTGGGACCCCGGCGACGGGTCGGGCAGCAACCGGGTTGGCACGCGGGTGGCGTACAGCTACGCGCGGGCAGGCACCTATACGGTCCGGCTCACCATCGTCAACACCTGCGACGATACCTTTACCAGTACCCGTCAGATTACCGTCCGCTAATTTCGGCCATGCGTTTTTTCTATCTGCTTCTCTTTCTCGGTCTGGCCCTGTCATCAATGGCGCAGAACCGCATTAATAACATCCGGTTCCGTAGCCTCGATTCGGCCCGGCTGGAAATCCAGTACGACCTGTTCAACACCCGCCCCGGCGATTCAATTTATGTGCAGATTCAAAGCCGGATTCGGGGTCGATTGCGCCTTCGGCCCGAACTGATTCAGGGCGATGTTGGCATAAACGTGCCGGCTGGAACCAACCGGCAGATTGTCTGGAATGCCCGCGCCAACGGGTATACGCTGAACGAAGAAATTAAGGTGTCGGTACTGATCCGGGCGCGCGTTCCGGTTGCCGCATCGGCCAGTTCGCGCCGGGCACCCAGCCCGGAACAACCTGCCTCACCAGCCGCTACCGAACCGGCCGACAAGCCAGCTGCAACACCGGTCACGGCAGCAGTGCCCGAACCAGCCCAATCCAGCCCCGGCAGCACGACCTCGGTGGCGGATACTCCTGCGAACGCACCCGCAGCCTCCGAACCGGCCCCTGTGGTCGAGCGGTCATCGGGTCGGTACGCGGGTCCGGCCTGGGCGTTACTATCGGCGGTAGCGCCCGGCATCGGCAATATTTTCGTGCAGACGCCCCGGCCGCGTGTTGGCTTCCGGCCGATTATCTTCGCAACGACCTACAGCCTGATTCTCTACGGGTTAAAGGAAAAGCGGGACGCCGACGATGCCTATGCCCTCTACCAGCAGCAGCGAAATAGTGCAGCCGCCGAACCGTATTACCAGACAGCAAACGACCATTATCATCGTTATTACATTGCCACGCGCGGGGCTATCGCTATCGCTGCCGCCGACGTGGTGCTAACGTTTCTGCGCGGCTTACGCAACAATCAGCAGAAGCGAGCACTACGCGTAGAGGGCGTAACGGTGCGACCCGGTTTGCAGGCAGGGCAACCAACCGCTCAACTCCGGTACACATTCTGACGAATTGATTATGCGTTATCTGGCCGTTTTCGGGATTTTACTGGGTCTGTACAGTCCGGCGGGTTACGCCCAGACGGAGCCAGTCCAGCCCGTTGGTAGTCAGCCTGTCGAAGAAATTGAATCCGCCAGCAGCGACTGGCAACGGGTGTCACTCTCCCGGTCTGCCTCCCGCGTCACTCCGCCGTTGGCTAGTACGGCAACTTCTCCCAGAACCGCGCCAATACAGGCCGCGCCAGTGCAGGCCGCAACAAGGTCCACCAGTACGGCATCAACGGCGCCGGTTGCCACACCCTCAGCAGGCCCCGGCCGTTCACCGGTTGTTTCTGCGCCACCCGTTGGCCGTATACCCGCCCAGCCACAGCGTTACCGGCCTGCTTTTACCGGTGATTTTGCCACCAACCGCAATGGCTGGAAAGGGGGCCGAAAAGGGGGGTATCATTACCAGATCGGTTTCGGCAGGTACAACATCCGCCCCGTGAATCCGGCACCGGGCGAAGTGGCCTACAGCGTTGTGCCGCTGCCTACGGAGATGAATCTTAATCTGGCCACCCATTTCACAATCAAACTCGACGTGGTAGCCGATTCGGGCCGGGTACCGACGGGCGGTCTGTTGTTTGGTGTGCGTGACTCGTTGAACCTGTGCGCGTTCCTGATACGGAGCGATGGAACGATGGCCCTGACCCGGCTTACCAACGGACAGGCTGCGGACTCGGTGATGACGGCTGATTATTTTAAGCCGGGCGTTTCCGTTGCCCCAAACCGCAACCAGCTGGTTATCCGGCGTGTCGAGAAAGCCCTGCACGTATACATCAATCAGCAAGAAGTGCGGGGCAGTCCGTTTGTGTTTGCGCTACTGCCCGGCAACAGCATCGGCGTAAGCAGTTCCGGAAGCTGGACGTCGTTTCAGAAACTCATCGTTACGCTCGGACCGGACGATTGGGTAGATCGGTAATTACCAGTCAGGGCCGGACAGGTTCGCCGGAACGGTCTATTTTCAGCATCTGCCCATCCAGAAAGGCCGACGCGACGTCGTTGCGAAAGGGGGTGATAGCTTCAAAGCGGGGTTGAATCACCCAGTTATTCTCTGGATCGATATAACCCCAGCGGCCATTTTTGCGGGCGCGTCGCCAGCCCCGATCGTCTTCTCCCAGCTCGACTTTGTCGAATCGACTATCGCCAAACGCTTCTTCGTAACGGCCCTGACGCGCATCGCCTGATGTGACGGGTGTGTTATCGGCTCCGGCGGTCTTGGTATCTGTTGCCTGCTCAGCCACTGGTTCCGTTTCGGTTGCTGGCTTCTCCTGAACCGCTTCGGCCGTAGTCGTCGTTTCAGTTGCCGGGGCCGGTATGGTATCGATGCGGGCTGTGGCAGATTCGTCGACGGTCGGGTTTTGCGGTGTCATGTCCGATCCGTCCGTCGAACGTTTGTCGGGTTCTTCCTGCCGGTTTTGTTGCCGTTCCTGCGGCTGACGATTGTTCGTCGACCGAATAAACCAGTAAATGACCGCCAGCAGCGCCAGCGCAAACAGGATACCGTATAGCCCGCTCCGGTCGGGCTGGATTACTTCAATTCGTACGGTGCTGAGTGGGTTGTTATTGGCATCAAACAGGGTATAATCCGTTGATTTCGTCGGTTTGACCCACCCCGATTCTTTGGCGATAGCCCCTCGCCTAGATCGTCGATAGTTACGGCCAGCACGTTGGCAACGTCCCAGTCAATCGTAACGGGTTGTCCTTTCCGCACACGGGCGGGTGTAGCCGTAAACGACCGCACAACCGGCGGTGGCCCAGGCGACGGTTCGGCCTTTTCGCTGTAGACAGGCTGCGGCTCGGGCACAACAACCGGCGCCGGCCTTACAGCTACGGGTTCAGGCACGACGACTGGAGCCAACGGTTCTTCCAAAGGTGGCAGCTCGATTACTGGCGGTACCGAAACCGGGCGCGACGGCTCAACAACTGTAGGTTCGGGCGTTGGCGGCTCCGATTCGGCGCGAGTTTCGATTGGCACTATCGGCGGCACCGGACTCAGACGAGCTTTCTCCGCTGGTATCCAGCGGTTACGAACAAAGTCGGCCGACAGGCCCACGGACCCGGCCGCGTTGAGAATCTTGCTCAGGTCCTGCTCATACAAATGCACCCGCGACGGCTCGATCAGCCGACTGATCCGGACGCGTATTTGTTCCAGCAACAGGGTATTCGCCAGCACTTCATCCCGAACGGCAAGGGCGCGTTTGCGGGCATCATCATCCGATAACCCCAGTTGATCAGCCCGGTACAAAAAGTCGCCCGACTGCCAGGCATCGGGTCCGTTCAGAATAAGTTGTTCGCGCAGTTGGTCGGTGAGTTCCGTTTCAGTCATTGTCTGGTTGGGTCAGCCGGGACGCCCTGTCGGGAACGTACGCCCGTAGACAGGTTGTCGTAGTATGTAGCAACAAAGTTCGGCCTATACCGGCAAAACACCCAAACTCAGTCAAACGTCACGACATTTCGTCGATAATCGAGCGAAATTCGACCAAACTTCGACAGGGCCGACTGCCCCAGCAGCAGGGGTGCCTTCGCATTGCCAACCACGTTGGCGTTGACGTTTTCCAGCACCCGGTCGCCGATCCGGACCGAGCGCAGCCGCACGATGGCACCGGGCGAAATATCACCGTTGGCATCCTGAAACTCCGACTGCCCGATGATGTCGCGGTTGGTAATCGTTCCCTCCCGGAAAAGCAATTCAGCTTCCCTGGTCGACATCGAAATCAGACTGGCCCCGGTATCGAGGATGAACTGCATGGCACGCCCGTTGATCGTGACGGGCACCAGATACACGCCGTTGCGTTTCTGCATCGCGACTTCCGTCGGGCCGTCGCCGATCTGTTTCAGGGTCGGTTTCGTCGTTGCCTGCGTCGTAACGCTGTCGGTTGGCGGGTTTCGTTTCGGCCGGCGGGGCTGATGACTACCCGACCGCGAGCAGCCGGAACAGCCCGCCAGTTGACTTAGCAGAAACAAACAAAACCAGACGTAATAGCGCATTTGTGAGGGCATAGATTGGTTTACGAGGTATTACGCACACAGCAGCGGAGTAGCGACGCTCCCCTATGTATGTGCCTATATAAGTCATTGACCAGAACGGGCACCTATCGTTTAATCCATGTGATCGTACCGCCCGTATAACGCAATCAGGCTGACAGGCGTTCGGCCGGCCGCTGAGGCCGCACCAGACCAATCATCCCGTAGCTCTTTGCTACCGACCAGCTACCGAATAATAAGTTCAGGTTTGGATTTACGACGCAATCGCCACCAAATAGCCTTATATTCAACAACTTGATAGTTTTCAGATGCTGAAAAATTAGTCTCAACAGACAGTCCGGTCCTACTCATTTCCATGCCTAGACACATACGTCAACGCTGCCGACTGCTTGTCGTTGTTCTGCCTGTATTTATTACGGCTTTCGCGCGCGGGCAGCATCCACTGCGGCAGCATCCACTGGGATTCGAGCACCTCGGCACGGAACAGGGGTTGTCACACAATCGAGTTTTCAGCATCTATCAGGACCGGAAGGGCTTCATGTGGTTTGGCACCGGCAACGGTCTCAATCGCTACGATGGCTACTCGTTCACCATGTATAAGCCCGACCCCGGCGACCCCAACAACCACATGGCCCACAACACCATCTGGGACATGGTCGAGTCGCGGTCGGGCGACATCTGGTTTGTCACGCCGGGTGGTGGGCTGCATCGACTCAACAAACAAACCGGCCGGATTAACTTCTTTCGGGTCGAACAGCCGGGAACGAATCGGTTTGCGCCCTACGATATCTGCTACACCCTGTTCGAAGACAAACAGGGTTTTTTCTGGATTGGCTCGGAAGGCGGACTAGCCCGATTCAATCCCTACACCAAACAGTATCGGCTCTACAACATACCCGTTCCGCAGGGCGCCGATCAGCGGGTGTGGACGATTCAGGAAGACCGGTTCGGCACGCTGTGGGTAGGTACGTCTGCCGGGCTGTTCACGCTCAACCGGCGCACGGGTCAGTTCAGTCCGTTCCATTTCGCGGCCGACCCGGCCAGGCAGCAAATTCGAGTGGAGTCGATATATCTCGCGGCCGACAATAGTCTGTGGCTGGGCACCAAATACAACGGGCTGCACCGGTTACTGCCGAAAAAAGGATTATCCGGCCAGAGCAGTTCCGCGACGACCTACGCCCCAACGGGTCGGGTCTATTTGACTAACCAGGAAATACTGCCGAAGGGGCTGGGGGAAGATCAGCACCACAACCTGATGGTTGGCACGCGGTCGGGCCTGTTTCGGCTTGACCCCACCACCGGCTATTACGACAACTACCAGGAAAATCCCACTGTCGCAAACTCGCTGAGCCACAACGAGGTGTGGGCACTACTGGCCGACAACCGGGGTACGTTCTGGATCGGTACCGCCAACGGCATCGACTATTACTCAGGGCTGACGCCCCGATTTGCCTTTTACCAACCAGTTCCAGACCACAACGCGACGCCCCGGACTGAGAACAACGTTACGATGCTGACCGCCGATTTACGGGGCAATCTGTGGTTCAGCAACCCCCATCGCTCTCACCTCGACGGTGTGTTTCGGCTCGACCCATCGAACCACACCTCGCACCCCGGCTACGCATCACAGCCGCTCGCAACGGGGCGGCCTGCACCCGAAAACTTCACCGACAACGACTCCCCCGATGTAATTTCGGCCATCCACGGCGACCGGAGCGGCCGGGTCTGGGTGGCGACCCCGGCGGGCCTGCAAAGCCGGGATGCCACGGGGCAGCTTCGGCAGTACCGGGTCGGCTTTCCCGTCACCAGCATCGGTGAGGACAGGCAGGGAAGGCTGTGGGTCGGTGGCCGGTCAATCCTGGCGCAGTTCGACCCCACCAACGGCCGGCACACGCTTTACCGGGTCGATAAGGATTACCCCATCGGTAAAGGTGGTGGTCAGGTCAACGACATCCTGGTGAGCCGGGCGGGCGACATCTGGGCAGCCGTAGCGGGCGTCGGTGCCTGCAAACTAGACCCCCGCACCGGTCATTTTACCAGTTACCACCCGCATCCGGCCGGCAATCGAAAGATTTTTTACAGCCGGGACGTACTGACACTAGGAGAAACGGCCGATGGCGCCATCTGGGTGTCGACCAACATCGGTGGCGTGTTTCGTATCGATCCAAAAACAGCCGCCGTTTCAACGTTCACCAGCCATGACGGCCTGCCGGATAACCAGGTTGTGGCCCTGATTGCCGACCAGACGGGTATGCTCTGGATGGCCACTGGGAAAGAGTTATGCCGACTGGACCCCGCCACGCGCAAACTTCGGGTGTTCGACGCCCAGGATGGGCTGCTGAGTCAGACCTTTACGGGTGCCCGGGTCTGCACCTCCACGGGCGAACTGGCGTTTGGTTCTACGAACGGATTGGTGGTATTCAGCCCCTCGGAAATGGGCGAAAACCCGTACCAGCCGCCCGTGTACATCACCCAGGCGCAGGTGCTGGATTCGACCCGCCTGTTTCCGGATTCCCCCCTAACGCTGGCTTACCGCGACAATATCATCTCGTTTAGCTTCGTGGGCCTTACGTATATAGCCCCGAAAAAAGCCCGGTATGCGTATCAGCTCAACGGCGTGAATAGCGGGTGGGTATACTGCGGGACTCAGCGCACGGCCACGTATTCGTTTCTGGCTCCGGGCGATTATGTGTTCCGGGTGAAAGCCTCAAACAACGACGGGGTCTGGAACGAGAAGGGTGCCGCGATCCGGCTGGTGATTCTGCCCCCCTGGTGGCGCACCTGGTGGGCCTACCTGCTCTACGCCCTGGCGTTTGGCGGTCTGGTGCTGGGCTTCATCCGGTTTCGGATTGGGCAGGTACAGCAGCAGCAGGAGATCATCCTCAAACGCCGGGAAGCCGAACAGCTCCGGGCCGTCGATGAAGTAAAAACCCGCTTTTTTTCCAACATCACCCACGAATTTCGCACTCCGCTGACGCTGATCCTGTCGCCCGCCGAGACGCTGCTACAAACGCCGGACCTGAACGCGACAACCCGCCGGTCGCTTCGCTCGATCTATCAGAACGCCGAACAACTCCTGCGCCTTATCAACCAGTTGCTCGACCTCGTCAAGCTGGAAGGGAGCCGGATGGCGGTGTCGCTGGTGCGGGGCGATGCGGTTCAGTTTATTCACCGGCTGATCGATCCGTTCTTCCCGATGGCGCTCCACCGGCACATAACCCTGCACGTCGACACGTTTGGTCAGCCCGGTGCTCACGCCGACCAAACGCACCTGTTCGATGCCGACAAGTGGGAAAAAATTATCACCAATCTGGTCAGCAATGCGCTGAAATTTACGCCGACGGGTGGGCAGGTGTTACTGACGATCGACCAGCCAACGCCCACCCAGCTACGACTCCGCCTGTCTGATACGGGGATCGGCATCCCGACGGAGCACCTGCCCCATATTTTCGACCGGTTCTACCAGGTCGACACCTCCCAAACCCGTGCCTACGAAGGCACCGGTATCGGACTGGCCCTCGCTAAGGAACTGACCGAGCTGCTCGGTGGCACGCTTACGGTCGACAGTCGGACGGAAGATCCCCCCGGCACGACCTTTACGCTGACCCTGCCGCTCCTGCCCACCTCGGCCCAGCCCGGTGCTCCGTTCCTTTCTCTGTCGCACCCACACACGGCGGTGGCGGTCCCGGAGACTACTCCCCAGCCACCCTCAGCCGAGCAGCCGATTGCCGTCACCACAACCGATACGCCACTGGTGCTGATCGTCGATGACAATGACGAATTGCGGACGTTCATAGCCGGGGAACTGACCGGCCGGTATCGGGTGCTGACCGCTACCGACGGGGAAGAAGGCTGGGCGATCTGCCAGCGCGAACTACCCGATGTGGTACTGACAGACGTGATGATGCCCCGGATGGATGGCTTTCAGCTAACGAATTGCATCAAATCGACCCCGACGACCAACCACATTGCGGTGGTTCTGCTCACGGCCCGGGCCGCGCAGCGCAGCCGGGTCGAGGGACTGGAGCGGGGAGCCGACGATTACCTGACCAAACCGTTTCACGTCGATGAACTGCGCCTGCGGCTGACTAACCTGCTGACCCGCCAGGCCAATCTGCGAACGCGGCTTTACCAGCAGCTATCGAGGCAGGACACGTCTGATGCCGAACCCGTTCCCAGCCCATTTGTCGATCAGTTGCAGCAGATTATCGAAAGCCGCCTGGACGACGCCACCCTCAGCGTCGACGAGCTGGCGCAGGCCGTAGCCATGAGCCGCCGGACGCTTCACCGTAAGCTGACGACCGTTACCAGTCTAACGCCCATCGATTTTATTCGCCACTACCGGCTTCAGCGAGCCGTTCAGTTTCTACGGGCCGGCCATTCGATCACCGAAACGGCCTACAGCGTCGGCTTCGAGAGTCCGGGCTATTTCTCAACGGTCTTTAAACAGACCTTCCGACAGACACCCTCCGAGTTTCTGGCTCAACAGCGGCCCTAGCCGCATCGCCCGCC is part of the Spirosoma rhododendri genome and encodes:
- a CDS encoding hybrid sensor histidine kinase/response regulator transcription factor; the protein is MPRHIRQRCRLLVVVLPVFITAFARGQHPLRQHPLGFEHLGTEQGLSHNRVFSIYQDRKGFMWFGTGNGLNRYDGYSFTMYKPDPGDPNNHMAHNTIWDMVESRSGDIWFVTPGGGLHRLNKQTGRINFFRVEQPGTNRFAPYDICYTLFEDKQGFFWIGSEGGLARFNPYTKQYRLYNIPVPQGADQRVWTIQEDRFGTLWVGTSAGLFTLNRRTGQFSPFHFAADPARQQIRVESIYLAADNSLWLGTKYNGLHRLLPKKGLSGQSSSATTYAPTGRVYLTNQEILPKGLGEDQHHNLMVGTRSGLFRLDPTTGYYDNYQENPTVANSLSHNEVWALLADNRGTFWIGTANGIDYYSGLTPRFAFYQPVPDHNATPRTENNVTMLTADLRGNLWFSNPHRSHLDGVFRLDPSNHTSHPGYASQPLATGRPAPENFTDNDSPDVISAIHGDRSGRVWVATPAGLQSRDATGQLRQYRVGFPVTSIGEDRQGRLWVGGRSILAQFDPTNGRHTLYRVDKDYPIGKGGGQVNDILVSRAGDIWAAVAGVGACKLDPRTGHFTSYHPHPAGNRKIFYSRDVLTLGETADGAIWVSTNIGGVFRIDPKTAAVSTFTSHDGLPDNQVVALIADQTGMLWMATGKELCRLDPATRKLRVFDAQDGLLSQTFTGARVCTSTGELAFGSTNGLVVFSPSEMGENPYQPPVYITQAQVLDSTRLFPDSPLTLAYRDNIISFSFVGLTYIAPKKARYAYQLNGVNSGWVYCGTQRTATYSFLAPGDYVFRVKASNNDGVWNEKGAAIRLVILPPWWRTWWAYLLYALAFGGLVLGFIRFRIGQVQQQQEIILKRREAEQLRAVDEVKTRFFSNITHEFRTPLTLILSPAETLLQTPDLNATTRRSLRSIYQNAEQLLRLINQLLDLVKLEGSRMAVSLVRGDAVQFIHRLIDPFFPMALHRHITLHVDTFGQPGAHADQTHLFDADKWEKIITNLVSNALKFTPTGGQVLLTIDQPTPTQLRLRLSDTGIGIPTEHLPHIFDRFYQVDTSQTRAYEGTGIGLALAKELTELLGGTLTVDSRTEDPPGTTFTLTLPLLPTSAQPGAPFLSLSHPHTAVAVPETTPQPPSAEQPIAVTTTDTPLVLIVDDNDELRTFIAGELTGRYRVLTATDGEEGWAICQRELPDVVLTDVMMPRMDGFQLTNCIKSTPTTNHIAVVLLTARAAQRSRVEGLERGADDYLTKPFHVDELRLRLTNLLTRQANLRTRLYQQLSRQDTSDAEPVPSPFVDQLQQIIESRLDDATLSVDELAQAVAMSRRTLHRKLTTVTSLTPIDFIRHYRLQRAVQFLRAGHSITETAYSVGFESPGYFSTVFKQTFRQTPSEFLAQQRP